The Acidobacteriota bacterium genome has a segment encoding these proteins:
- a CDS encoding glycosyl hydrolase, whose protein sequence is MSKPARRIGRILLAAIMLQSGDWPSSGLASAVPSARGFSRELQRPSRSEDRLSPCAFADPPVEARPGCFWAWLNGSITEEQITRDLEAMGRGGLRGGEIWDVAAAADPDGRVPAGPEFLGPESVHLIAHAIREAGRLGLRIGLVASSGWNAGGSWIPPEHAGKGLYHSATTVTGPKRFHEGLPLPDLPEQCPRDEHGRPRFLQEVAVLAVPHDGSMTIAGVDRVVDLSNRVDAAGLVRWDVPAGEWTILRFVCANHGQQLIVPSPISGGPMIDFFDPRATEFHLRHIVTAILKELGRDSFEGTSFRAMEFDSMELDGFTPWNGSMAGEFERRTGYAVIRFLPLLAGWKLADPGAQERFLYDWRKTVSDRLIESHYEAGRRFLHSYGVELIAEAGGPGPPIWDSNPVDGITALGAVDIPRGEFWIRHRGIFLVKEIASAAHVYDKRLVDAESFTTWRRWVDGPLDYKEIADRALCEGLNSFSLHAFASSPPEAGLPGWAYHAGTDINPAATWWPMARGLMDYLARCSYMLRQGWFVADVCHFYGDQAPNFYPPLCNVPEKPLLAGLDRSNDYDACSSDVILRRMRVEKGRIVLPDGTSYAALTLPEQDRIPPEVLKRIRALVAEGATVIGHQRPTRSPGLRGREEKDREVERLADELWGGGEASDRPGGEEVRVRPIGRGRFVIAGGKSAALRAVGVAPDLEIAGRPDGDLGPLDFVHRRTADEEFYFLRNATKEPQGLTCRFRVAAEARGLAPEFWWPDSGLRSACRDWTTVGTGRTELRVELGPLGSVFVVFRTAEPSESPKLDPLARDTFLPSADPAALTIDGPWQVEFPEGWGAPRTATFERLQGWTESSDPGIRAFSGIATYRTTFELSAALASKRRLFLQLGDLTEIAEVTVNGKDLGVVWLPPYRVEISGAVRSGSNRLEIRVANLWANRLNADSLRPESERFTRSNLDRIQTDPTSDSSYGRVPRGKTRPVYTEIPPLMRSGLFGPVQIIAPRESPIQP, encoded by the coding sequence ATGTCCAAGCCGGCCCGCCGGATCGGGCGGATCTTGCTCGCGGCGATCATGCTGCAAAGCGGAGACTGGCCGTCCAGCGGGCTCGCGTCGGCAGTCCCCTCCGCGAGGGGCTTCTCTCGCGAGCTTCAAAGGCCGTCCCGGAGCGAAGACCGGCTTTCGCCCTGCGCATTCGCCGATCCCCCCGTCGAGGCCCGGCCCGGGTGCTTTTGGGCTTGGCTCAACGGATCGATCACCGAAGAGCAGATCACCCGCGACCTGGAGGCGATGGGCCGGGGCGGCCTGCGCGGCGGCGAAATCTGGGACGTGGCGGCGGCCGCCGATCCCGACGGACGGGTGCCTGCCGGCCCGGAGTTCCTCGGCCCTGAATCCGTGCATCTGATCGCCCATGCGATCCGCGAGGCGGGCCGGCTCGGATTGAGGATCGGCCTGGTGGCTTCGAGCGGCTGGAACGCGGGAGGGAGCTGGATCCCGCCGGAACACGCCGGGAAGGGCCTCTATCATTCCGCGACCACCGTCACGGGCCCGAAACGCTTTCATGAGGGATTGCCCTTGCCCGATCTGCCGGAGCAATGTCCGCGCGACGAGCACGGCCGGCCCCGCTTTCTGCAGGAAGTGGCGGTGTTGGCCGTTCCTCATGACGGATCGATGACCATCGCCGGCGTGGACCGGGTCGTCGACCTCTCGAACCGGGTCGACGCCGCCGGCCTGGTGCGTTGGGACGTCCCCGCCGGTGAATGGACGATCCTCCGCTTCGTCTGCGCGAATCACGGGCAGCAGCTGATCGTGCCCAGCCCGATTTCGGGCGGTCCCATGATCGACTTCTTCGATCCCCGGGCCACCGAATTCCATCTTCGTCATATCGTCACCGCCATCCTGAAGGAGCTGGGCCGGGACTCGTTCGAGGGCACCAGCTTCCGGGCGATGGAATTCGACAGCATGGAGCTCGACGGGTTCACGCCCTGGAACGGATCCATGGCCGGCGAGTTCGAGCGCCGGACGGGCTATGCGGTGATCCGGTTCCTGCCGCTTCTGGCGGGCTGGAAGCTCGCCGATCCGGGGGCCCAGGAACGGTTCCTGTACGATTGGCGGAAGACAGTGAGCGACCGGCTGATCGAATCTCATTACGAGGCCGGCCGGAGGTTCCTCCATTCCTATGGAGTGGAGCTCATCGCAGAAGCCGGCGGGCCGGGGCCTCCGATCTGGGATTCCAATCCGGTGGACGGGATCACGGCGCTCGGGGCCGTCGATATCCCCCGCGGGGAGTTCTGGATCCGGCACCGCGGCATCTTCCTGGTCAAGGAGATCGCCTCGGCTGCGCACGTTTACGACAAGCGCCTTGTCGACGCGGAGTCCTTCACCACCTGGCGCCGCTGGGTCGACGGCCCCCTGGATTACAAGGAGATCGCCGACCGGGCGCTGTGCGAGGGCCTGAATTCCTTCTCCCTGCACGCGTTCGCGAGTTCGCCGCCGGAGGCGGGGCTTCCGGGCTGGGCCTATCACGCGGGCACGGATATCAACCCCGCGGCGACCTGGTGGCCGATGGCCCGGGGCCTGATGGACTACCTGGCGCGGTGCTCCTACATGCTGCGCCAGGGCTGGTTCGTCGCCGACGTGTGCCATTTCTACGGCGATCAGGCGCCGAACTTCTATCCGCCTCTGTGCAACGTGCCCGAAAAGCCTCTCTTGGCGGGCCTCGATCGGTCGAACGACTACGACGCGTGTTCGTCGGACGTGATCCTCCGGCGCATGCGGGTGGAAAAGGGGCGGATCGTGCTGCCGGACGGGACGAGCTACGCGGCCCTCACGCTCCCGGAGCAGGACCGTATCCCCCCGGAGGTCCTGAAAAGGATCCGAGCGCTTGTCGCCGAAGGGGCGACGGTCATCGGCCACCAAAGGCCGACCCGCTCTCCGGGCCTGCGTGGCCGGGAAGAGAAGGACCGGGAGGTTGAGCGGCTCGCCGACGAGCTTTGGGGCGGAGGCGAGGCGTCGGACCGGCCGGGCGGCGAGGAGGTCCGGGTCCGGCCCATCGGCCGGGGACGCTTCGTCATCGCCGGCGGAAAGAGCGCGGCGCTCAGGGCGGTCGGCGTCGCTCCCGACCTCGAGATCGCCGGGCGTCCCGACGGGGACCTGGGCCCGCTCGACTTCGTCCATCGGCGGACCGCGGATGAGGAATTCTATTTCCTCCGCAATGCCACGAAGGAGCCGCAGGGCCTGACCTGCCGGTTCAGGGTCGCCGCGGAGGCCCGAGGTCTGGCTCCCGAATTCTGGTGGCCGGATTCAGGACTTCGCAGCGCCTGCCGGGACTGGACGACCGTCGGGACGGGCCGGACCGAGCTTCGCGTGGAGCTCGGGCCCCTGGGATCGGTCTTCGTCGTGTTCCGGACGGCCGAGCCGTCCGAGAGTCCGAAGCTCGATCCGCTGGCCCGCGACACGTTCCTGCCGTCGGCCGATCCCGCGGCCCTGACCATCGACGGGCCCTGGCAGGTCGAGTTCCCCGAAGGCTGGGGAGCGCCGCGAACGGCGACATTCGAACGGCTTCAGGGCTGGACCGAGTCGAGCGACCCGGGGATCCGGGCCTTCTCGGGGATCGCGACCTATCGGACGACGTTCGAACTGTCGGCCGCTCTGGCCTCGAAGCGCCGGTTGTTCCTCCAGTTGGGCGACCTGACCGAGATCGCCGAGGTGACCGTCAACGGGAAAGACCTGGGAGTGGTCTGGCTGCCGCCCTATCGGGTCGAGATCTCCGGGGCCGTTCGAAGCGGATCGAACCGGCTGGAGATCCGGGTCGCCAATCTCTGGGCCAACCGGCTGAATGCCGATTCGTTGAGGCCCGAGTCGGAACGCTTCACCCGAAGCAACCTCGACCGGATCCAGACGGACCCGACATCGGACAGCTCCTACGGCCGGGTCCCGCGCGGGAAGACGCGTCCCGTCTACACGGAGATACCGCCGTTGATGAGATCGGGCCTGTTCGGACCGGTCCAGATCATCGCCCCCCGCGAGTCCCCGATCCAGCCTTGA
- a CDS encoding glycosyl hydrolase, whose protein sequence is MSPSRKIPPMVLGAAILAIGACGPGASIGSRPGPDGGAISERLFLDPPLAARPGVLWPWLNGFVDRNELTRELEELKAKGFGGAIIWDVGSLADPNKIIPAGPAFLGPESVASISHAIDQADRLGLELGLFASSSWNAGGAWIKPENASRQLLCRQVEVRGPGRVRTTVPLPDGATAYWRDVAVLAVPAGGAAIDISERMDPQGRLDWEAPPGPSRIMRIVAGNTGQTLECPSPNSNGLIIDHLSREAATVDMTYILDRLLSVRKSLGALKTFMLDSYEVREAVDWTDDFIDAFRARHGYDPVPYLPALFDPAALDAGLAGRFLYDYRKTVSDLIIENHFRTVRDVLAKSGVRLLAEAGHGGSARVDALKALGSADIPMGEFWNHQRFWVVKEAASAAHIYGRPIVDAEALTGWRNWQEGPAEYKRRFDIALCAGLNHPTFHTFTHNPPAAGRPGFVYHAGEHFNVNATWWDQAGPLIEYMARCDYLLQQGLFVADVAFYYGDQAPNLVPSRRIDPDIQPIYPDTACPHCGQPRPIQTSSLDKGYDYDYINSEAILERIRVSGGRIVLPDGLSYALLVLPDRDDMPLAVLTKIGELAKAGATVVGRKPARAPGLAGYPACDGEVKALADKIWGACDGAAVKERAYGKGRIVWGIPLNDLLSRKGLGPDFRPLGVPNADQHIDFIHRATARDDIYFVSNSAKAGEAFEAVFRAGEGRTPEFWRPDTGRIVPCRSYARIEGGCRLTLELPAYGSVFVVFRETPTKAAFLAPEPPEPEDRAVVTVSGPWTLRFPPGWGAPAAVLWKDLGSWTGSQDPGIRYFSGTAAYTAEFEVDEALLGGGRSLVLDLGSLREVAEVTLNGRNLGILWKEPFQTDITGALRAGRNILEVKVTNLWNNRLVGDLLEPGQRPFARTNMALKQRDLIPSGLLGPVTLRRAAPGAAGARRGR, encoded by the coding sequence ATGAGCCCATCACGGAAGATCCCCCCCATGGTCCTCGGCGCGGCCATCCTGGCAATCGGGGCCTGCGGGCCGGGGGCGTCGATCGGGTCCCGGCCGGGCCCTGACGGCGGCGCGATTTCCGAGCGCCTCTTCTTGGATCCTCCCCTCGCGGCCCGGCCGGGCGTCCTCTGGCCGTGGCTCAACGGCTTCGTCGACCGCAACGAGCTGACCCGCGAACTGGAGGAGCTGAAGGCCAAGGGCTTCGGCGGGGCCATCATCTGGGACGTGGGCAGCCTGGCCGACCCGAACAAGATCATTCCGGCCGGGCCCGCCTTCCTCGGACCGGAGTCCGTGGCCAGCATTTCCCACGCCATCGACCAGGCGGATCGCCTCGGCCTCGAGCTCGGCCTGTTCGCCTCGAGCAGCTGGAACGCGGGCGGCGCGTGGATCAAGCCCGAGAACGCCAGCCGGCAGCTGCTCTGCCGCCAGGTCGAGGTCCGGGGACCGGGCCGCGTGCGGACGACGGTCCCTCTCCCGGACGGCGCGACCGCCTATTGGCGGGACGTCGCGGTCCTGGCGGTCCCGGCGGGCGGCGCCGCCATCGATATCTCGGAGCGCATGGACCCCCAGGGCCGCCTGGACTGGGAGGCCCCGCCCGGCCCGTCGCGGATCATGCGCATCGTCGCCGGCAATACCGGGCAGACCCTCGAATGCCCGAGCCCGAACTCCAACGGCCTGATCATCGACCACTTGAGCCGCGAGGCCGCCACGGTCGACATGACCTATATCCTCGACCGGCTCTTGAGCGTCCGGAAAAGCCTCGGCGCGCTGAAGACCTTCATGCTCGACAGCTATGAGGTCCGGGAAGCGGTCGATTGGACGGACGACTTCATCGACGCTTTCCGGGCCCGGCACGGCTACGATCCCGTGCCCTACCTGCCCGCGCTGTTCGACCCGGCCGCCCTGGACGCCGGGCTGGCCGGGCGCTTCCTCTACGATTACCGCAAGACCGTCAGCGACCTGATCATCGAGAACCATTTCCGCACGGTCCGCGACGTGCTGGCCAAGTCCGGCGTCCGCCTCCTGGCCGAAGCGGGGCACGGCGGCTCGGCCCGCGTGGACGCCTTGAAAGCGCTTGGCTCGGCCGACATCCCGATGGGGGAGTTCTGGAACCACCAGCGGTTCTGGGTGGTCAAGGAGGCCGCCAGCGCCGCCCACATCTATGGCCGGCCCATCGTCGACGCCGAGGCCTTGACGGGTTGGCGGAACTGGCAGGAGGGGCCGGCGGAATACAAGCGACGGTTCGACATCGCCCTTTGCGCCGGGCTGAATCATCCCACGTTCCACACCTTCACCCACAATCCGCCGGCCGCGGGCCGGCCGGGCTTCGTCTATCACGCCGGCGAGCATTTCAACGTCAACGCCACCTGGTGGGACCAGGCCGGGCCGCTCATCGAGTACATGGCCCGGTGCGACTACCTCCTCCAGCAGGGTTTGTTCGTAGCCGACGTCGCCTTCTATTACGGCGACCAGGCGCCGAACCTCGTGCCCTCGCGGCGGATCGATCCCGACATCCAGCCCATCTATCCGGACACGGCTTGCCCGCACTGCGGCCAGCCCCGGCCGATCCAGACCTCCTCGCTGGACAAAGGGTATGATTACGACTACATCAACTCCGAAGCGATCCTGGAGAGGATACGGGTCTCGGGCGGACGGATCGTGCTGCCCGACGGTCTGAGCTATGCCCTCCTGGTCCTTCCGGACCGCGACGACATGCCCCTCGCCGTCCTGACGAAGATCGGCGAGCTGGCCAAGGCGGGGGCGACGGTCGTCGGCCGGAAGCCCGCCCGGGCCCCCGGCCTGGCCGGATATCCGGCGTGCGACGGGGAGGTCAAGGCCCTGGCCGACAAGATATGGGGGGCCTGCGACGGCGCCGCGGTCAAGGAGCGCGCCTACGGGAAAGGCCGGATCGTCTGGGGCATCCCACTGAACGATCTCCTGAGCCGGAAGGGGCTCGGGCCCGACTTCCGGCCGCTCGGCGTCCCCAACGCCGATCAGCACATCGACTTCATCCATCGCGCCACCGCTCGCGACGACATCTACTTCGTCTCCAACAGCGCCAAGGCCGGGGAGGCCTTCGAGGCCGTCTTCCGGGCGGGGGAGGGCCGGACGCCCGAGTTCTGGCGTCCCGACACAGGAAGGATCGTCCCGTGCCGGTCGTACGCCCGGATTGAAGGCGGCTGCCGTCTGACGCTGGAGCTGCCGGCGTACGGCTCCGTGTTCGTCGTCTTCCGTGAGACGCCAACGAAGGCGGCCTTCCTCGCTCCCGAGCCCCCGGAACCCGAGGACCGGGCGGTGGTCACCGTCAGCGGCCCCTGGACGCTCCGCTTCCCGCCGGGCTGGGGCGCGCCGGCGGCCGTCCTCTGGAAGGACCTGGGCAGCTGGACCGGATCGCAGGATCCCGGCATCCGGTATTTCTCCGGGACGGCGGCCTATACCGCGGAATTCGAGGTCGACGAGGCGCTCCTCGGCGGGGGCCGGAGCCTGGTTCTCGACCTCGGCTCTCTGCGGGAAGTCGCCGAGGTGACCCTCAACGGCCGGAACCTCGGCATCCTTTGGAAGGAGCCTTTTCAGACGGATATCACGGGCGCTCTGCGGGCGGGCCGGAACATCCTTGAGGTCAAGGTCACAAACCTTTGGAACAATCGTCTCGTGGGCGACTTACTTGAGCCGGGCCAAAGACCGTTCGCCCGGACCAACATGGCCCTGAAGCAGCGAGACCTCATCCCGTCCGGCCTGCTCGGCCCCGTGACCCTGCGCCGCGCCGCTCCCGGCGCCGCCGGCGCGAGGAGGGGGAGATGA
- a CDS encoding sulfatase, with product MKRREFVRSVGWASLAGPLGRYRSLLEKTPSPPPPNIVFIMADDHASQAVGCYGGRLNRTPHIDRIAREGARFDRCFCTNGICAPSRAAILTGRYGHLNGVRDNARVFDGSQATFPKLLQAAGYETALLGKWHLESDPTGFDHWCILPGQGDYYNPDLIEMGAKTRRPGYVTDILTDLAIDFIEARRNSSRPFLLMLHHKAPHRNWQPAVRHMALYDDAEIPEPPTLFDDYATRSRAAAEQEMTIRDHMTLESDLKLGPPPERLDADQKKAWEAAYGPKREAFRKAGLSGDALVRWKYRRYLQDYLGCVAAVDESVGRVLDGLDRTGLAPRTLVIYTSDQGFFLGEHGWFDKRFMYEEALRMPLVMRLPGRIPAGSVRDEMLTNVDLAPTCLDAAGIKRPAAMQGMSFLPLAEARPVPGWPKSIFYHYCEYPAVHMVKRHYGVRTERYKLIRFYYDIDAWELYDLERDPRELRNVYADPAYAGVRRDLTSELLRLQKLYGDSEELALRFVKADLKK from the coding sequence ATGAAAAGGCGGGAGTTCGTCAGATCCGTCGGCTGGGCCTCGCTGGCCGGTCCCCTCGGCCGGTATCGGTCCTTGCTCGAGAAGACCCCTTCGCCCCCCCCGCCCAACATCGTTTTCATCATGGCGGACGACCACGCCTCGCAGGCCGTCGGCTGTTATGGCGGCCGCCTCAACCGGACCCCGCACATCGACCGGATTGCCCGGGAAGGCGCGCGGTTCGACAGATGCTTCTGCACCAACGGGATATGCGCGCCCAGCCGGGCCGCCATCCTCACGGGAAGATACGGCCATCTCAACGGGGTCCGCGACAATGCCCGCGTTTTCGACGGGTCGCAGGCGACCTTCCCCAAGCTCCTTCAGGCGGCGGGATATGAGACGGCCCTCTTGGGCAAGTGGCATCTAGAGAGCGATCCGACGGGTTTCGATCATTGGTGCATCCTTCCCGGCCAGGGCGATTACTACAATCCAGACCTGATCGAGATGGGCGCGAAAACGCGCCGCCCCGGCTATGTCACGGATATCCTAACGGACCTCGCGATCGATTTTATCGAAGCGCGCAGGAACTCATCACGGCCGTTCCTTTTGATGCTCCATCATAAGGCCCCGCACCGGAACTGGCAACCGGCCGTTCGCCACATGGCGCTCTATGACGACGCGGAGATCCCCGAACCGCCGACGCTGTTCGACGATTACGCGACACGATCCCGGGCCGCCGCGGAACAGGAAATGACCATCCGGGACCACATGACCCTCGAATCCGACCTCAAGCTCGGGCCGCCGCCGGAGAGGCTGGACGCGGACCAGAAAAAGGCATGGGAGGCGGCCTACGGCCCGAAGCGCGAGGCGTTCCGCAAGGCCGGGCTCTCGGGAGACGCGCTCGTCCGGTGGAAATATCGGCGCTACCTTCAGGACTATCTCGGCTGCGTGGCTGCGGTCGACGAAAGCGTCGGCCGGGTCCTCGACGGGCTCGACCGGACCGGCCTCGCCCCGAGGACCCTTGTCATATACACCTCCGACCAAGGGTTCTTCCTGGGAGAACACGGCTGGTTCGACAAGCGCTTCATGTACGAGGAAGCGCTCCGGATGCCGCTCGTCATGCGCCTGCCCGGCCGCATCCCGGCCGGTTCCGTGAGGGACGAGATGCTCACCAACGTGGATCTCGCGCCCACCTGCCTCGATGCCGCCGGAATAAAGCGACCGGCCGCCATGCAGGGGATGTCGTTCCTGCCGCTGGCCGAGGCCCGGCCGGTCCCCGGCTGGCCCAAGTCGATCTTCTACCACTATTGCGAATACCCGGCCGTTCACATGGTCAAGCGCCACTATGGCGTCCGCACCGAGCGCTACAAGCTCATCCGCTTCTACTATGACATCGACGCCTGGGAGCTTTATGACCTCGAGCGAGATCCACGGGAGCTCCGAAACGTCTACGCCGACCCGGCCTATGCCGGTGTCCGGCGCGACCTCACGAGCGAGCTTCTCAGGCTCCAGAAGCTCTACGGGGACTCCGAGGAGCTGGCCCTCCGTTTCGTCAAGGCCGACCTCAAGAAGTGA
- a CDS encoding sulfatase yields the protein MSKLTRREFLGTSAAGLGALALGRGCAPRTGTPGRPNFLFVVTDDQRFDTLGCAGNPIIRTPNVDRLAAEGIRFDRAFVTTPICAASRASILTGTYERTHTYTFTKPPLAPALIDISYPVRLRRAGYRTGFVGKFGVAVDKDVPAAMFDVTHLDGLPHIQTIGGVERHMTEVEGDQVIDFLRGVGPGQPFCMVWCPWAPHADDGDPRQYFWPPAVDGLYRDVDIPVPEMAAPEYYEAQPAFLKNTMSRTRWSWRFDTPEKYQAMVKGYYRMISGVDMVLGRIRDELARLGLDGNTVIVYTSDNGYFLGERGYADKWLMYEPSIRVPLVVFDPRAPRERRGLVKRDLVLNVDLGPTLLDLAGAAVPSQAQGRSLRPLLGRKKTDWRTEVFCEELWDHPEIPRSECVRTERWKYIQYPGHPEYVELFDLAADPDEKRNLAGDPGRARVLADLRERCGRTIKALLDGQAKFKEPRDARNRPSKAA from the coding sequence ATGTCCAAGCTGACCCGCCGGGAATTCCTCGGCACATCCGCCGCCGGGCTGGGGGCCCTGGCGCTCGGCCGGGGCTGCGCGCCCCGGACGGGGACGCCGGGCCGGCCCAACTTCCTGTTCGTGGTGACCGACGATCAGCGTTTCGACACGCTCGGCTGCGCCGGCAACCCGATCATCCGGACGCCGAACGTCGACCGGCTCGCGGCCGAAGGGATCCGGTTCGACCGGGCTTTCGTGACGACGCCGATCTGCGCCGCCAGCCGGGCCAGCATCCTGACCGGAACGTATGAACGGACGCATACATACACCTTCACCAAGCCGCCTCTGGCCCCGGCTCTGATCGACATCAGCTACCCGGTGCGGCTCCGGCGGGCGGGGTACCGGACCGGTTTCGTCGGCAAGTTCGGCGTGGCCGTGGACAAGGACGTCCCCGCCGCGATGTTCGACGTCACGCATTTGGACGGCCTCCCCCACATCCAGACGATCGGCGGGGTCGAACGCCACATGACCGAGGTCGAAGGCGATCAGGTCATCGATTTCCTCCGCGGCGTCGGGCCCGGGCAGCCCTTCTGCATGGTCTGGTGCCCCTGGGCCCCGCACGCCGACGACGGAGATCCCAGGCAATATTTCTGGCCGCCGGCCGTTGACGGCCTGTATCGGGACGTCGATATCCCCGTCCCCGAGATGGCGGCGCCGGAATACTACGAAGCCCAGCCCGCCTTCCTGAAGAACACGATGAGCCGGACGCGCTGGAGTTGGCGGTTCGACACGCCGGAAAAATACCAGGCCATGGTCAAGGGCTACTACCGGATGATCAGCGGCGTCGACATGGTCCTCGGCCGGATCCGGGACGAGCTCGCCCGCCTCGGCCTCGACGGGAACACCGTCATCGTCTACACCTCGGACAACGGCTATTTCCTCGGCGAGCGCGGTTACGCCGACAAATGGCTGATGTACGAGCCGTCGATCAGGGTCCCGCTCGTCGTGTTCGATCCGCGGGCGCCGCGCGAGCGCCGGGGACTGGTCAAGCGGGACCTGGTCCTGAACGTCGACCTCGGACCGACGCTCCTGGACCTGGCCGGGGCCGCCGTCCCGTCCCAGGCCCAGGGCCGCAGCTTGAGACCCCTCCTCGGCCGTAAGAAGACGGACTGGCGGACCGAAGTCTTCTGCGAAGAGCTGTGGGACCATCCCGAGATCCCGCGCAGTGAGTGCGTCCGGACCGAGCGCTGGAAATACATCCAATATCCCGGCCATCCGGAATACGTCGAGCTGTTCGATCTGGCGGCCGATCCCGACGAGAAAAGGAACCTGGCCGGCGACCCCGGCCGGGCCCGCGTCCTGGCCGATCTGCGGGAGCGCTGCGGCCGGACGATCAAAGCCCTGCTCGACGGCCAGGCCAAGTTCAAGGAGCCCCGAGACGCCCGAAATCGTCCCTCAAAGGCGGCCTGA
- a CDS encoding carbohydrate kinase, giving the protein MSAPPIVVGIGEILWDLLPDGRQMGGAPANFAVHARALGASSVIVSAAGDDRPGREILEELGRRGLDRSGIAVVSGVPTGTVTVALDAGGIPRYTIHEGVAWDVIPWTAGIAGLAARADAVCFGSLAQRSPVSRATIGAFLDATRPDCLRVLDLNLRQSYFSRETVRSLLERAAVLKLNDEELTTVAGMLSLPGPEDRVLAGLLEAYPLTLIAITKGPSGSRLFGRGVDLSTPGRPVETADTVGAGDAFTAALVMGMLRHRGWAEIGERANRVAAYVCSRKGAWPELPAELADRAQP; this is encoded by the coding sequence ATGAGCGCGCCGCCTATCGTCGTCGGCATCGGGGAGATACTCTGGGACCTCCTTCCGGACGGCCGGCAGATGGGCGGGGCCCCGGCCAATTTCGCCGTCCACGCCCGGGCGCTGGGCGCGTCGAGCGTGATCGTCAGCGCCGCCGGCGACGACCGGCCCGGGCGGGAGATCCTCGAAGAGCTCGGCCGCCGCGGGCTCGACAGGAGCGGCATCGCGGTGGTGAGCGGTGTCCCGACCGGAACGGTCACGGTCGCGCTGGACGCCGGCGGGATCCCTCGGTACACCATCCACGAAGGGGTGGCCTGGGACGTCATCCCTTGGACGGCAGGGATCGCCGGGCTCGCGGCCCGGGCCGACGCCGTCTGCTTCGGTTCGCTGGCCCAACGGTCCCCGGTCAGCCGGGCCACGATCGGAGCCTTCCTGGACGCGACGAGGCCGGACTGCCTGCGGGTCCTCGACCTCAACTTGAGGCAATCGTATTTCAGCCGGGAGACCGTGCGCAGCCTTCTCGAACGAGCCGCCGTGCTGAAGCTGAACGACGAGGAGCTCACGACGGTCGCCGGGATGCTGTCGCTTCCAGGTCCCGAAGACCGTGTCCTCGCCGGACTGCTCGAGGCTTATCCCCTCACCCTGATCGCCATCACGAAGGGCCCGTCGGGAAGCCGCCTTTTCGGCCGCGGCGTCGATCTCAGCACGCCCGGCCGTCCCGTCGAGACGGCCGACACGGTCGGAGCGGGCGACGCCTTCACGGCGGCCCTGGTCATGGGGATGTTGAGGCATCGGGGCTGGGCGGAGATCGGCGAACGGGCCAACCGGGTCGCCGCCTACGTCTGTTCCCGCAAAGGGGCCTGGCCGGAGCTGCCGGCCGAGCTGGCCGATCGGGCCCAACCATGA
- a CDS encoding anaerobic sulfatase maturase, with protein MAKPAGAQCNCRCDYCFYLTKERLYPGSSSRMPDRVMESYIRQALSIHPASEVPIAWQGGEPTLMGLDFFRRAVEAGRRHARPGQRAAHAIQTNGVLLDGAWCRFFHEHGFLVGLSLDGPRTLHDAFRRDRGGDSVFAKVVRAARLMQAHRVEFNILCTVNAANAHHALDVYRFFRDEIGARYVQFIPVVEPTAGAAGRKGPRVTGRSVGGSDFGLFLSTIFDEWVRRDVGVVFVPFFDAVLASYLCGESTLCVLRPTCGQALALEHNGDLYACDHYVDPAHLLGNILETPLGELLSSERQRAFGLAKSATLPSDCRECRFLFTCHGECPKNRVLETRRGEPGLNWLCEGLKAFFAHTERPMRLMAGLIGRGRPAADIMRATSGEEGRRPPAPGGERPGRNDPCPCGSGLKFKKCHGRA; from the coding sequence ATGGCCAAGCCCGCGGGGGCTCAGTGCAATTGCCGCTGCGACTACTGCTTCTACCTGACGAAGGAACGGCTTTACCCCGGTTCGAGCTCCCGGATGCCGGACCGGGTCATGGAATCCTACATCCGCCAAGCCCTGTCCATCCATCCCGCCTCCGAGGTCCCGATCGCCTGGCAGGGCGGAGAGCCCACGCTCATGGGCCTCGACTTCTTCCGGAGGGCGGTCGAGGCGGGACGGAGACATGCCCGGCCCGGGCAGCGGGCGGCCCACGCCATCCAGACGAACGGGGTGCTCCTCGACGGAGCCTGGTGCCGGTTCTTCCACGAGCACGGGTTCCTCGTCGGCCTGAGCCTCGACGGTCCGCGAACGCTCCACGACGCCTTCCGCCGTGACAGGGGAGGCGATTCGGTCTTCGCGAAGGTCGTCCGGGCGGCGCGCCTGATGCAGGCGCATCGGGTCGAATTCAATATCCTCTGCACCGTCAACGCAGCCAACGCTCATCATGCGCTGGACGTCTACAGGTTCTTCCGGGACGAGATCGGGGCCCGCTATGTCCAGTTCATTCCCGTCGTCGAGCCGACGGCGGGAGCCGCCGGCCGCAAGGGCCCGAGGGTGACCGGCCGCTCCGTGGGCGGGTCCGATTTCGGGCTCTTCCTATCGACGATCTTCGATGAGTGGGTCCGGCGGGACGTGGGGGTCGTGTTCGTCCCCTTTTTCGACGCCGTGCTGGCGTCGTATCTCTGCGGGGAGTCCACCCTCTGCGTCCTGCGCCCGACTTGCGGCCAGGCCCTGGCCTTGGAACACAACGGCGACCTCTATGCCTGCGACCATTACGTCGACCCGGCCCATCTTCTGGGGAATATCCTGGAGACGCCCCTCGGAGAGCTGCTGTCCTCGGAGAGACAGAGGGCCTTCGGACTGGCCAAGTCGGCGACCCTGCCGAGCGACTGCCGCGAATGCCGATTCCTCTTCACATGTCACGGCGAGTGCCCTAAGAACAGGGTCCTCGAGACGCGCCGCGGCGAACCCGGGTTGAATTGGCTCTGCGAGGGCCTGAAGGCGTTCTTCGCCCACACGGAGCGGCCCATGCGGCTCATGGCCGGCCTGATCGGCCGGGGCCGGCCGGCCGCGGACATCATGAGGGCCACCTCCGGCGAGGAAGGCCGCCGGCCGCCGGCGCCGGGCGGCGAGAGGCCCGGCAGGAACGATCCCTGTCCCTGCGGCAGCGGCCTGAAATTCAAGAAGTGCCACGGCCGGGCGTGA